From Rhizobium sp. BT03, one genomic window encodes:
- a CDS encoding sialic acid TRAP transporter substrate-binding protein SiaP yields MKSRLATILCTAAAIMATTAVAHAQTVLKWAHVYETSEPFHTDSVWAAEEIAKRTDGRYKIEVYPASQLGKEADINQGLKLGTVDIIISGSSFAARDYKPIGVTYFPYIFRSPDHLIAYTKSDVFKRLAKGYEDKTGNHIAAVSYYGTRHTTSNKPIAKCADMQGLKIRVPDVPAYLAMPRACGANTTPIAFAEVYLALQNGTVEAQENPLTTIEAKKFYEVQKNIILTGHIVDHLNTVISKTRWASLSDEDKKILGEVMQEAAERTTKTIAGKENSLVATFKEKGINVTEVDKADFEKNVMEKVKFEDFGYEKADWEAIRAIQ; encoded by the coding sequence ATGAAGAGCAGACTGGCAACGATACTTTGCACCGCAGCCGCGATCATGGCGACGACGGCGGTCGCGCATGCCCAGACGGTACTGAAATGGGCGCATGTCTATGAAACCTCGGAGCCCTTCCACACCGATTCCGTCTGGGCTGCGGAAGAGATCGCCAAGCGCACCGACGGGCGCTACAAGATCGAGGTCTATCCGGCCTCGCAGCTCGGCAAGGAAGCCGATATCAACCAGGGGCTCAAGCTCGGCACGGTCGACATCATCATCTCGGGATCGAGCTTTGCCGCACGCGACTACAAGCCGATCGGCGTCACTTACTTCCCCTACATCTTCCGCAGCCCGGATCATCTGATCGCCTATACCAAGAGCGATGTCTTCAAGCGCCTCGCCAAAGGCTATGAAGACAAGACCGGCAACCACATCGCCGCCGTCAGCTATTACGGCACGCGCCATACGACATCGAACAAGCCGATCGCCAAATGCGCCGATATGCAGGGCCTGAAGATCCGCGTGCCCGACGTTCCGGCTTATCTCGCCATGCCACGCGCCTGCGGCGCCAACACCACGCCGATCGCCTTTGCCGAAGTCTATCTCGCGCTGCAGAACGGCACGGTCGAGGCGCAGGAAAACCCGCTGACAACGATCGAGGCGAAGAAGTTCTACGAAGTCCAGAAGAACATCATCCTGACCGGCCACATCGTCGATCACCTCAATACCGTGATCTCGAAGACGCGGTGGGCGAGCCTGTCCGACGAGGACAAGAAGATCTTGGGCGAGGTCATGCAGGAGGCCGCGGAGCGCACGACCAAGACCATCGCCGGCAAGGAAAACAGCCTGGTTGCGACCTTCAAGGAAAAGGGCATCAACGTCACCGAGGTCGATAAGGCCGACTTCGAAAAGAACGTGATGGAAAAGGTGAAGTTCGAGGACTTCGGCTATGAGAAGGCCGATTGGGAAGCCATTCGGGCGATCCAATAA
- a CDS encoding TRAP transporter small permease, whose amino-acid sequence MSQEIHTPITAEEIGHEFEGHAPTANVADYAVEDWITLIVFWLMAGCVFLQFFTRYVLNDSYAWTEEIAINCLIGVVFLGAVMCVRTSRHIQVDVFYHYMPAGLARVLATFVDIVRIGFFAYGCHLMWRYVDIVADEQMVTVELPRNIVFYSVLVAFVLMLIRAVIVFIANMRRGYSVLERPEEFQTVEG is encoded by the coding sequence ATGTCGCAAGAAATTCACACGCCAATCACGGCCGAGGAAATCGGCCACGAGTTCGAAGGCCACGCGCCGACCGCAAACGTCGCGGATTACGCCGTCGAGGACTGGATCACGCTGATCGTCTTCTGGCTGATGGCGGGCTGCGTCTTCCTGCAGTTCTTCACGCGCTATGTGCTGAACGACAGCTATGCATGGACCGAGGAGATCGCGATCAACTGCCTGATCGGCGTCGTCTTTCTGGGCGCCGTGATGTGCGTGCGCACCTCGCGGCATATCCAGGTCGATGTGTTCTATCACTATATGCCGGCCGGGCTGGCGCGCGTGCTCGCCACCTTCGTCGATATCGTCCGCATCGGCTTCTTCGCCTATGGCTGCCACCTGATGTGGCGCTATGTCGACATCGTCGCCGACGAGCAGATGGTCACCGTCGAGCTGCCGCGCAACATTGTCTTCTATTCCGTGCTCGTCGCCTTCGTGCTGATGCTGATCCGCGCGGTCATCGTCTTCATCGCAAACATGCGCCGCGGCTACTCCGTTCTGGAGCGCCCCGAAGAATTCCAGACTGTCGAGGGTTGA